A stretch of the Chitiniphilus purpureus genome encodes the following:
- a CDS encoding T6SS effector BTH_I2691 family protein, whose product MTAPPCKYCQATGLPILPVRYTVVPKAVTPALPGWAKGALDINSVKLQGDYHYALRTLREGFVYLFYEKGPRGNNYWECFSVTANGELWKQPSAPLAHGQSSFACNNPGHNANRMEHLCIEQPEKCGKVWVAFSDHKWSKETLDRYAADASLRPKRFQAIEPAQWINSSKAEHATVATQASLSEVLEYAPKFKETQLPFKTTVEPISEPDGTYKAPLLKAQSTREPWFIRQGRQGNTIKAMQLRGAKKAGGFHPPMLLAVHDAIGITHELNGYRNEAAGRLQQYFDERALEIHALNNIDTLELNQKNYAGDRTRKTAEEMKSNAANWYDPATEAQRRQAALLKKEPDRTQELQVLSIRQRWAAQQVPMHYAQTLNACHLSYREPERSRKIAELEQEVNQFVAQRPQRIDDYVNTSRERSWSRYEPKLDRSRINAFRAQYEQIQAAGDMLIDQRTMDLIAWLEAPLLIDTFEDYHDSNIEDGVAFDDQVDHCLFGIGSSKSGQKKLDAWVEEAKASIKGNLLWRSIALNQKAAVEEVDQVLQLAKMNTPMSERAYEFALANLKNLQRFADTYKKAQSVFNTNQKAKDGGKAFGVPLKSVNTRNLDSKVITAGDAIFKQFKLDKAGDLLGEKIIKHMFLVRAMVDPEDVRKLIETEIKHERFVRADILQQLKEADTPEKLLLRPSEQAKAIQAQWAALRKDSKNASVLKDARLAAIVGVLEALNFAKLARDAQAKGDAKSIFALAASGATIAASMLDISSVAAKALFSDTSWTYQKLKFYGGMLSGVTSTVVGIVDVFTGLDKRRKGLYGLSNLYWLKAILGLVSGASTIFGAIGYAAPLVYRMTGRVAAGVAVEQLGKKAAVIVGFRVLGMTIGAWVTVGTIVVHFAIIWLTDDALQEWLELTPFGIKRKEPGAFKTVNKQDDVLLKSVFGIEAPKPAQAPTHRPYGMPSAGSPTNAGSYPPRP is encoded by the coding sequence ATGACCGCCCCACCCTGCAAATACTGCCAAGCGACTGGCCTGCCCATTCTTCCGGTGCGCTATACCGTGGTGCCCAAGGCCGTGACGCCGGCACTGCCGGGCTGGGCCAAGGGCGCGCTCGACATCAACAGTGTCAAGCTACAGGGCGACTACCACTACGCGCTTCGCACCTTGCGCGAGGGCTTTGTCTACCTGTTCTACGAGAAAGGCCCGCGCGGCAACAACTACTGGGAATGCTTCAGCGTCACCGCCAACGGCGAGCTGTGGAAACAGCCCAGTGCGCCACTGGCCCACGGCCAGAGCAGCTTTGCCTGCAACAACCCTGGGCACAATGCCAACCGGATGGAGCATCTGTGCATCGAGCAGCCGGAGAAGTGCGGCAAAGTCTGGGTGGCGTTCAGCGATCACAAGTGGAGCAAAGAAACGCTGGATCGCTATGCTGCGGACGCCAGCCTTCGGCCCAAGCGTTTCCAGGCCATCGAACCCGCGCAATGGATCAACAGCAGCAAAGCCGAGCACGCCACTGTTGCAACGCAGGCCAGCCTGAGCGAGGTCTTGGAGTACGCACCCAAGTTCAAGGAAACGCAGCTGCCATTCAAGACCACGGTCGAACCCATCAGCGAACCGGATGGCACCTACAAGGCGCCATTGCTCAAGGCACAGAGCACGCGTGAGCCTTGGTTCATCCGGCAGGGCAGGCAGGGCAACACCATCAAGGCCATGCAATTGCGTGGGGCCAAGAAGGCTGGGGGCTTTCATCCGCCGATGCTGCTGGCCGTGCATGACGCGATCGGGATTACCCACGAGTTGAATGGCTATCGCAACGAAGCGGCAGGCCGGCTACAGCAGTATTTCGATGAGCGCGCGCTGGAGATCCATGCGCTCAACAACATCGATACGCTGGAACTGAACCAGAAGAACTACGCTGGCGACCGCACTCGCAAGACCGCTGAAGAGATGAAGAGCAATGCGGCCAACTGGTACGACCCGGCCACGGAAGCGCAGCGTCGCCAGGCAGCCCTGCTGAAGAAGGAGCCTGACCGCACTCAGGAGCTGCAGGTGCTCAGCATCCGGCAGCGGTGGGCTGCACAGCAAGTACCGATGCACTACGCGCAAACGCTCAATGCCTGTCACCTGAGCTACCGGGAGCCGGAACGCAGCCGCAAGATTGCCGAACTTGAACAGGAAGTAAATCAATTCGTGGCGCAACGCCCGCAGCGAATCGATGACTACGTCAATACCAGCCGGGAACGCAGCTGGAGCCGCTACGAGCCCAAGCTGGACCGGTCCCGCATCAATGCGTTCCGAGCGCAGTACGAACAGATCCAGGCCGCAGGCGATATGCTGATCGATCAGCGTACGATGGACCTGATCGCCTGGCTGGAAGCACCACTGCTGATCGACACGTTCGAGGACTACCACGACAGCAACATTGAAGATGGTGTCGCCTTCGATGATCAGGTTGACCATTGCCTGTTCGGAATCGGCTCCAGTAAAAGCGGCCAAAAGAAACTCGATGCCTGGGTGGAAGAAGCCAAGGCCAGCATCAAAGGCAACCTGCTGTGGCGCTCCATTGCACTCAATCAGAAAGCCGCGGTCGAAGAGGTCGATCAGGTTCTGCAATTGGCGAAGATGAACACGCCCATGTCCGAGCGTGCCTACGAATTCGCACTTGCCAACCTGAAAAATCTGCAGCGATTTGCCGACACCTACAAGAAGGCGCAATCGGTCTTCAACACCAATCAGAAAGCCAAGGATGGCGGCAAAGCCTTTGGCGTGCCGCTGAAGAGCGTCAACACGCGCAATCTTGATTCCAAGGTAATCACAGCCGGCGACGCCATCTTCAAGCAATTCAAGTTGGACAAGGCGGGGGACTTGCTGGGTGAGAAGATCATCAAGCACATGTTCCTGGTGCGCGCGATGGTCGACCCTGAGGATGTGCGCAAGCTTATCGAGACCGAGATCAAGCACGAACGCTTTGTTCGGGCAGACATCCTGCAACAGCTCAAGGAGGCGGATACCCCGGAGAAGCTGCTACTGCGCCCTTCCGAGCAGGCCAAGGCGATCCAGGCCCAGTGGGCTGCACTCAGGAAAGATTCCAAGAACGCATCCGTACTGAAAGACGCTCGCCTTGCCGCCATCGTTGGCGTGCTCGAAGCGCTGAACTTCGCGAAGCTGGCGCGCGACGCACAAGCCAAGGGCGATGCCAAATCCATCTTCGCGCTGGCGGCGTCCGGGGCTACCATCGCAGCCTCCATGCTGGATATCAGCTCGGTGGCAGCGAAGGCGCTATTCAGCGACACGTCCTGGACCTACCAGAAGCTGAAATTTTACGGCGGTATGTTGTCGGGGGTGACTTCGACGGTGGTTGGAATAGTCGATGTGTTTACTGGTCTTGATAAAAGACGAAAAGGCCTCTATGGGCTCAGCAATCTGTATTGGTTGAAGGCTATTTTAGGGCTAGTCAGCGGTGCTTCAACCATCTTTGGCGCGATTGGCTACGCAGCGCCTCTTGTGTACCGCATGACTGGCCGCGTTGCAGCGGGCGTCGCGGTAGAGCAACTCGGCAAAAAAGCCGCAGTTATCGTGGGCTTCCGTGTACTGGGTATGACCATCGGCGCGTGGGTCACAGTAGGCACAATCGTCGTCCATTTTGCGATCATTTGGCTCACCGACGATGCATTGCAAGAATGGTTGGAATTGACACCATTTGGCATCAAGCGAAAGGAACCCGGAGCGTTCAAAACAGTGAACAAACAGGACGACGTCTTGCTTAAGTCGGTGTTTGGCATAGAGGCTCCTAAACCTGCGCAAGCACCAACGCATCGCCCCTACGGAATGCCAAGCGCGGGAAGCCCGACCAACGCTGGCTCATATCCTCCCCGTCCGTAA
- a CDS encoding DUF4123 domain-containing protein, whose protein sequence is MSASLICPPLSCSDAPAFADALLPLLHQQSGRALLLLDPALRPPLPGDPLAAALENGPWLPIGIREREVDPALIPLLIELDLHDATGVAVLRASVAEAWAENQPQRLARGEGRRICGWLSTPFTLAQVARHLGALCVQTRPDGRRTLLRLFDPAVTAALDLILTAPQRMLLLGPCSSWLYLDGERQLGGLQSDTPRQAVGGIGWSNAQWADLDLLGAANLALLALREAGLLDDASYAPARQAALPALRRAAALGFGDAHDLSHFARHALTLHPAFDSHPVIRARLTQRAPDDYYTALIADLTEADWQQIRAMPAAPTPHHSPT, encoded by the coding sequence ATGTCTGCCAGCCTGATCTGCCCACCGCTGTCCTGCAGCGATGCACCGGCTTTTGCTGATGCACTGCTGCCGCTGCTGCACCAGCAATCCGGCCGGGCACTGCTGCTGCTCGATCCGGCACTGCGCCCGCCGCTGCCGGGCGACCCGCTGGCCGCGGCCCTGGAAAACGGCCCCTGGCTGCCGATCGGCATCCGCGAGCGCGAGGTCGATCCGGCGCTGATCCCCTTGTTGATCGAACTGGATCTGCACGATGCCACTGGCGTGGCCGTGCTACGGGCCAGCGTGGCCGAGGCCTGGGCGGAGAACCAACCACAACGGCTAGCCCGCGGCGAAGGGCGGCGCATCTGCGGCTGGCTGAGCACGCCATTTACGCTGGCGCAAGTGGCCCGGCACCTGGGGGCATTGTGCGTACAGACCCGGCCCGACGGGCGCCGCACCTTGCTGCGGCTGTTCGACCCTGCGGTGACGGCAGCGCTGGACCTGATCCTGACCGCTCCGCAGCGGATGCTGCTGCTGGGGCCGTGCTCATCCTGGCTATATCTGGACGGGGAACGCCAGTTGGGCGGGCTACAATCCGATACGCCCCGGCAGGCCGTGGGCGGGATCGGCTGGAGCAATGCGCAATGGGCCGATCTGGACCTGCTGGGCGCCGCCAACCTGGCGCTGCTCGCTCTGCGCGAAGCCGGGTTGCTGGACGATGCCTCGTATGCACCAGCCCGGCAGGCCGCGCTGCCGGCCTTGCGCCGCGCCGCCGCACTGGGCTTTGGCGATGCGCACGACCTGAGCCACTTTGCACGACATGCCCTGACCCTCCATCCCGCATTCGACAGCCATCCGGTCATCCGCGCGCGCCTGACCCAGAGGGCGCCGGACGACTACTACACCGCGCTGATCGCCGACCTGACCGAGGCCGACTGGCAACAGATCCGCGCCATGCCTGCCGCCCCCACCCCCCATCACAGCCCGACATGA
- a CDS encoding type VI secretion system Vgr family protein, translating into MDLTALLSSFASAFSQGQRLVSLQLGDGSYWGETLLPQAVQGEEALSQPYRYRVECLSPSVDLELKSLLGLPAQLALLTADGAEVVRCGVVTRAEALPSNGGFARYALTLEPPLALLAHRRTSRVFQDMTVPDIVKAVLDEHLAANPVFGAPFAVRFDLKAEYAPRSYCLQYRESDLAFVSRILAEEGLAYTFVHEAGDTPKVTLLAFDDPYALPQAAPGAVRFHRADATEAEDSLTGWTSTRQLGSGRVALASFDYKPVATLHAQDGTVIDQGEGGAQAERTLEDYDAQALYYAGDDGELARYARLRQQARDAQKKGFTGSGTVRNLRVGEWFQLREHPHHDADAPEQREFVATRLTFRARNNLPGDLAAQLGESTTDAAPFQVEFDAQRRGIPLPPAYSHTEHAKPTAPGMQTATVVGPAGQEVHTDPYGRIKVQFHWQRGQEHPDFGANLDERSSCWVRVAYPSAGAQWGHQFIPRIGQEVLVLYVENDIDRPLVAGVIGNGSHLPPAFSGAGSLPANHTLSGIKSQEFGATRYNELLFDDTAQQIRAKLSSEHGKTQLNQGYLAHPRTDGKAEPRGEGFELRTDHAGALRAAQGLLLSTEAQPGAAGQQLDREQAQSQLDAAQQLAQTLSDTAQHQRADPAEIGPTLLDSEGAQQRPARQGHLDHLNEALQAWEAGSNTDAQGKTAQDQPGQQPILLASAPAGIALTTANELVLNSGQNLDTISQRDTQQTTARRWIHNVGSKISLFVQGVADKVNLKLITAKGHAQLHAQSGDVEIVGDKNVRVHANQQKLEGVAKEEMLLNSGGAYIRMRDGRIELHAPGQISIKASSYHFDGPTSLDAPPRTFKAANGCEPEIKAAAAMQSATVTLG; encoded by the coding sequence ATGGATCTTACCGCCCTGCTGTCCTCATTCGCCTCGGCCTTCTCCCAGGGGCAGCGGCTGGTCTCGCTGCAGTTGGGCGATGGGTCGTATTGGGGCGAGACGCTGCTGCCGCAGGCGGTCCAAGGCGAGGAGGCGCTGTCCCAGCCCTACCGCTACCGCGTCGAATGCCTGTCGCCGTCGGTCGATCTGGAACTCAAGTCCCTCCTCGGCCTGCCGGCCCAGCTGGCCCTGCTGACCGCCGACGGCGCCGAGGTGGTGCGCTGCGGCGTGGTCACCCGCGCCGAGGCGTTGCCGTCCAACGGCGGCTTCGCCCGCTATGCGCTCACCCTCGAACCGCCGCTGGCCTTGCTGGCGCATCGCCGCACCAGCCGGGTGTTCCAGGACATGACCGTGCCGGACATCGTCAAGGCGGTGCTGGACGAGCACCTCGCCGCCAACCCGGTGTTCGGCGCCCCCTTCGCTGTCCGCTTCGACCTCAAGGCCGAGTACGCCCCCCGCTCCTACTGTCTGCAGTACCGGGAGAGTGATCTGGCCTTTGTTTCCAGAATCCTGGCCGAGGAGGGTCTGGCCTACACCTTCGTCCACGAAGCCGGCGACACGCCCAAGGTGACGCTGCTGGCGTTCGACGACCCCTATGCGCTGCCGCAGGCCGCACCCGGGGCGGTGCGCTTTCATCGGGCCGATGCCACCGAGGCCGAGGACAGCCTCACCGGCTGGACCAGCACCCGCCAGCTGGGGTCGGGCCGCGTGGCGCTGGCCAGCTTCGACTACAAGCCGGTGGCCACCCTGCACGCCCAGGACGGCACGGTGATCGACCAGGGCGAAGGCGGCGCCCAGGCCGAGCGCACGTTGGAGGACTACGACGCCCAGGCGCTGTACTACGCCGGCGACGACGGCGAGCTGGCCCGCTATGCCCGGCTGCGCCAGCAGGCGCGGGATGCGCAGAAGAAGGGGTTTACCGGCAGCGGCACCGTCCGCAACCTGCGGGTGGGCGAGTGGTTCCAGCTGCGCGAGCATCCGCACCACGACGCCGATGCGCCCGAGCAGCGCGAGTTCGTCGCCACCCGGCTCACCTTCCGCGCCCGCAACAACCTGCCGGGGGACTTGGCCGCCCAACTGGGCGAATCCACGACCGACGCCGCGCCGTTCCAGGTCGAATTCGACGCCCAGCGCCGCGGCATCCCGCTGCCGCCGGCCTACAGCCACACCGAACACGCCAAGCCCACCGCCCCGGGGATGCAGACCGCCACCGTGGTCGGCCCGGCCGGCCAGGAAGTACATACCGATCCATACGGCCGGATCAAGGTGCAGTTCCACTGGCAGCGCGGCCAGGAGCACCCGGACTTCGGCGCCAACCTGGACGAGCGCTCGTCCTGCTGGGTACGCGTGGCCTACCCCAGCGCCGGGGCGCAGTGGGGCCACCAGTTCATCCCGCGCATCGGGCAGGAAGTGCTTGTTTTATATGTGGAAAACGATATCGACCGCCCCCTGGTGGCCGGGGTGATCGGCAATGGCAGCCACCTGCCGCCCGCCTTCTCCGGCGCCGGCAGCCTGCCGGCCAACCACACCCTCTCCGGCATCAAGAGCCAGGAATTCGGCGCCACCCGCTACAACGAACTGCTGTTCGACGACACTGCGCAGCAGATCCGCGCCAAGCTCTCGTCCGAACACGGCAAGACCCAGCTCAACCAGGGCTACCTGGCCCACCCGCGCACGGACGGCAAGGCCGAGCCGCGCGGCGAGGGCTTCGAGCTGCGCACCGACCACGCCGGGGCGCTGCGCGCCGCCCAGGGCCTGCTGCTCAGCACCGAGGCCCAGCCCGGCGCCGCCGGCCAACAGCTGGACCGCGAACAGGCACAAAGCCAGCTCGACGCCGCGCAACAGCTGGCGCAGACGCTGTCCGACACCGCGCAGCACCAGCGGGCCGACCCGGCCGAGATCGGCCCGACCCTGCTGGATAGCGAGGGTGCGCAACAACGGCCAGCCCGCCAAGGCCACCTGGACCACCTGAACGAAGCGCTCCAGGCCTGGGAGGCCGGCAGCAACACCGACGCGCAGGGCAAGACCGCGCAGGACCAGCCCGGCCAACAGCCCATCCTGCTCGCCAGCGCCCCGGCCGGCATCGCGCTGACCACCGCCAACGAACTGGTGCTCAACAGCGGGCAGAACCTGGACACCATCAGCCAGCGTGACACCCAGCAGACCACCGCACGCCGCTGGATTCACAACGTGGGCAGCAAGATCAGCCTGTTCGTGCAAGGGGTGGCGGACAAGGTGAACCTGAAGCTGATCACCGCGAAGGGGCATGCGCAGCTGCACGCGCAGTCGGGCGATGTGGAGATCGTAGGGGACAAGAATGTGCGGGTGCACGCCAACCAGCAGAAACTGGAAGGCGTGGCCAAGGAGGAGATGCTGCTCAATAGCGGCGGGGCCTACATCCGGATGCGTGACGGCCGGATCGAGCTGCACGCCCCGGGGCAGATCAGCATCAAGGCCAGCAGCTATCACTTTGATGGGCCCACGAGTCTGGATGCCCCGCCGCGTACGTTCAAGGCGGCCAACGGTTGCGAACCCGAAATCAAGGCCGCGGCGGCAATGCAAAGCGCCACGGTCACGCTGGGATAA
- a CDS encoding helix-turn-helix transcriptional regulator, producing MQKQVPSVQSGRKATRPLPDTATRIALNENELATRWGLSVKTLRRWRQEQLGPVFCKLGARVTYLISEIEAFERRVSRYSTSARAYQ from the coding sequence ATGCAAAAACAAGTCCCCTCTGTTCAATCCGGTCGGAAGGCTACCCGGCCTCTCCCGGATACGGCCACCCGCATCGCCCTCAACGAAAATGAGCTGGCCACCCGCTGGGGCCTCTCTGTCAAAACCCTACGTCGCTGGCGACAGGAACAACTCGGTCCGGTCTTCTGCAAGCTCGGCGCGCGCGTCACCTACCTGATCTCCGAAATCGAAGCCTTCGAGCGCCGCGTCTCGCGTTACTCGACTTCCGCACGTGCGTATCAATGA
- a CDS encoding DUF2924 domain-containing protein, producing the protein MNDKHISVAARLAALPSLPMAELWQVWDQYFGRRPVNPNRAFIESRIAYKIQEEAFGGLSHSTRQRLEAIGAKHSKIKLRARPRDISFAPGTVLLREWGERTHKVVVTAEGLFEYEGNTFKSLTAVARQITGTHWSGPLFFGLNGKEGRDEQR; encoded by the coding sequence ATGAACGACAAACATATCTCTGTCGCCGCACGGCTTGCGGCGTTGCCCAGTCTGCCCATGGCCGAACTCTGGCAGGTATGGGACCAGTATTTCGGTCGCCGTCCTGTCAATCCCAATCGCGCCTTTATCGAATCCCGCATCGCTTACAAGATCCAGGAAGAAGCGTTTGGTGGCCTGTCGCATAGCACGCGCCAGCGGCTGGAGGCCATTGGCGCCAAGCATTCCAAGATCAAGCTGCGGGCACGCCCGCGAGACATTAGCTTTGCACCCGGTACCGTCCTGCTGCGGGAGTGGGGCGAGCGTACACACAAGGTGGTCGTCACCGCTGAGGGATTGTTCGAGTACGAGGGCAACACCTTCAAGAGCCTGACCGCAGTGGCCCGGCAGATTACCGGTACGCATTGGTCGGGGCCGTTGTTCTTCGGCCTGAACGGGAAGGAGGGGCGCGATGAGCAACGCTAG
- a CDS encoding recombinase family protein, with protein MSNASQIASAKARKRCAVYCRVSSDERLDQEFNSIDAQKEAGHAFVASQRAEGWIPVADDYDDPGFSGGNTDRPGLKRLLADIERGQIDTVVVYKIDRLTRSLADFSKMVEVFERHGVSFVSVTQQFNTTTSMGRLMLNVLLSFAQFEREVTGERIRDKIAAAKRKGLWMGGIPPLGYDVENRLLVINETEAAVVRRIFEEMLTIGSPTQIAANLTAEGITTKAWITQAGQTRSGARIDKKYLHKLLRNRIYLGELSHKGTWYVGAHRPIIDSELWGRVHDVLARNGHARSVDTKIRSRTDALLRGLLYAPSGERMYPTYSRKNGRQYHYYVSKSESRFGAPGKRYERLPALEIEAVVVAQIRTVLASPEAVAAVVSHIQCNGPQLDEAVIVMAMGRLNDIWEQLFPVERHRIANLMIERIDLIDTGEEQGIKVKWRELGWNALIEEFAPGSIGAELLEVEA; from the coding sequence ATGAGCAACGCTAGCCAGATCGCTTCGGCCAAAGCGCGCAAACGCTGTGCGGTCTACTGTCGGGTGTCTTCGGATGAGCGCCTCGATCAGGAATTCAACTCCATCGATGCACAGAAGGAGGCAGGGCATGCCTTTGTCGCCAGCCAGCGTGCCGAGGGCTGGATCCCGGTGGCCGATGACTACGACGACCCGGGTTTTTCGGGTGGCAACACCGACCGGCCTGGGCTGAAACGTCTGCTGGCGGACATTGAGCGCGGCCAGATCGATACGGTGGTGGTCTACAAGATCGACCGCTTGACACGCAGCCTGGCCGACTTCTCGAAGATGGTCGAGGTGTTCGAACGGCATGGTGTGTCTTTCGTGTCGGTCACACAGCAGTTCAACACCACCACCTCAATGGGACGGCTGATGCTGAACGTGCTGCTGTCCTTTGCCCAATTCGAGCGTGAGGTCACCGGCGAGCGCATCCGTGACAAGATCGCCGCAGCCAAGCGCAAGGGATTGTGGATGGGCGGGATACCGCCCCTGGGCTACGACGTCGAGAATCGCCTGCTGGTGATCAACGAAACCGAAGCGGCCGTGGTGCGGCGCATCTTCGAGGAGATGCTCACCATCGGCTCACCTACGCAGATTGCTGCCAATCTCACCGCCGAGGGCATCACCACCAAGGCCTGGATCACGCAGGCGGGACAGACGCGCTCCGGCGCGCGTATCGACAAGAAGTACCTGCACAAGCTGCTGCGCAACCGTATCTACCTCGGCGAACTGTCGCACAAGGGAACATGGTACGTCGGTGCACACCGGCCCATTATCGATTCCGAGCTATGGGGGAGGGTACATGATGTGCTGGCCAGGAATGGCCACGCCCGGTCGGTGGACACCAAGATTCGCTCGCGCACCGATGCCTTGTTGCGAGGTCTGCTGTACGCCCCCTCGGGTGAACGGATGTATCCGACCTATTCGCGCAAAAACGGCCGCCAGTACCACTACTACGTATCCAAGTCGGAAAGCCGCTTTGGTGCACCGGGCAAACGCTACGAACGCCTGCCCGCCTTGGAGATCGAGGCGGTGGTGGTTGCACAGATTCGTACCGTGCTGGCCAGTCCAGAAGCAGTCGCAGCGGTCGTAAGCCACATTCAGTGCAATGGCCCGCAGCTCGATGAAGCGGTGATCGTAATGGCGATGGGGCGCTTGAACGACATTTGGGAGCAGTTGTTTCCGGTCGAGCGCCACCGCATCGCCAATCTCATGATCGAACGCATCGACCTCATTGATACAGGTGAGGAACAGGGAATCAAGGTGAAATGGCGGGAGCTGGGCTGGAATGCGTTGATCGAGGAATTCGCACCGGGCAGTATCGGTGCCGAGCTGCTGGAGGTGGAGGCTTGA
- a CDS encoding site-specific recombinase resolvase — MDQPMATFVPLTFRRRGVQRVASGDRDVHDVTLIDGMARAFYWQHLLDTGAVTSGSAIARAEKLHQSVVNELLRLTLLAPDIIEQLMAGKQPRRLTLMWFQRNRLPTHWEAQRQIMKRFEGET, encoded by the coding sequence ATGGACCAACCGATGGCGACCTTCGTACCACTGACATTCCGCCGTCGCGGTGTCCAACGCGTGGCGAGCGGCGACCGGGACGTCCACGACGTCACTTTAATCGACGGCATGGCGCGTGCCTTCTACTGGCAGCACCTGCTGGATACTGGTGCCGTGACTAGCGGCTCAGCCATTGCGCGGGCAGAGAAACTACATCAGTCCGTGGTCAACGAACTGCTGCGCTTGACCCTGTTGGCCCCTGACATCATCGAGCAATTGATGGCGGGAAAGCAGCCGCGGCGGTTGACGCTGATGTGGTTTCAGCGGAACCGCCTACCGACACATTGGGAAGCCCAGCGGCAAATCATGAAGCGATTCGAGGGGGAGACATGA
- a CDS encoding PAS domain-containing protein has translation MVFKIPVNWRRLASVFVPGVLIVAISIYVLGFRSPQQPEHKVLPGKALAAYDDLYPIRADHAGTLYLDRARLIKAIDYFTVNPSPRAIADLIYLGNANNVTLLLDAKSKAKYLRLAEIPDYAALARLDQERDRIFQSYRDIVNGIGQTFAGTPMEFVLHDTRNPLRSIIAVQNPISGRRLGDTNTNFGLQLIKNYSYGEGGQGRGGSFVSYALTLKDGRPIKSTTIPIFHEVYGLIGFICINLDISKLDKANVSELEHFVENFKATIPNDAITEMIQNSKRKS, from the coding sequence ATGGTTTTCAAGATCCCTGTCAACTGGCGGCGGTTGGCTTCGGTGTTTGTACCGGGCGTATTAATCGTTGCAATCAGCATCTATGTGCTAGGCTTTCGATCACCTCAACAGCCCGAACACAAAGTGCTGCCTGGCAAAGCCTTGGCGGCATACGATGATCTTTACCCAATTCGGGCAGACCACGCCGGTACTCTTTATCTAGATCGGGCACGCCTTATTAAGGCAATCGATTATTTCACGGTTAACCCGTCGCCTCGTGCCATTGCCGATCTTATTTATCTTGGCAACGCAAACAACGTAACCTTGTTGCTCGATGCAAAGTCAAAGGCCAAATACCTACGTCTAGCGGAAATACCGGATTATGCGGCCCTTGCCCGACTGGATCAGGAGCGCGACCGGATATTTCAATCCTATCGGGATATCGTGAACGGTATTGGACAGACTTTTGCGGGTACACCGATGGAATTTGTCCTCCACGATACCCGAAACCCGCTTCGATCGATTATTGCAGTCCAGAACCCGATTTCAGGTCGGCGCCTGGGCGACACGAACACCAATTTCGGCTTGCAGCTCATCAAAAACTACAGCTACGGCGAGGGAGGGCAGGGGCGCGGCGGCTCGTTTGTGAGCTACGCCCTTACTCTGAAAGATGGCCGACCGATCAAGTCCACTACTATTCCGATATTTCATGAAGTGTACGGGCTGATTGGTTTTATCTGTATTAATCTTGATATCTCTAAGCTGGACAAAGCGAATGTCAGTGAGCTGGAGCATTTTGTCGAGAATTTTAAGGCGACGATTCCAAACGACGCCATTACCGAAATGATTCAAAACAGCAAGCGTAAGAGCTGA
- a CDS encoding YunC family protein codes for MDAGAIQDQIQIHAEAEVDQFEYLNYGALARPLLIIKGKKGFLGCGYINVETCNKTSEACAIVSGVNTFDDMRKAKVVAVSVKARELGVVEGELGAAALAKLR; via the coding sequence ATGGACGCGGGCGCAATTCAAGATCAAATCCAAATTCACGCTGAAGCCGAGGTCGATCAGTTCGAATACCTGAACTATGGCGCACTGGCAAGGCCGTTGCTGATCATCAAAGGGAAAAAGGGATTTCTGGGCTGCGGCTATATCAACGTCGAGACCTGCAATAAGACGAGTGAAGCCTGCGCAATTGTGAGTGGCGTCAATACGTTTGACGATATGCGAAAAGCTAAGGTAGTCGCTGTATCGGTAAAGGCCCGTGAACTCGGGGTGGTTGAAGGCGAGCTAGGCGCTGCAGCGCTGGCAAAGCTGCGCTGA